The Brasilonema sennae CENA114 genome includes a region encoding these proteins:
- a CDS encoding potassium channel family protein: protein MYSTLEQKYQRIQKELKAGVIALAGVFFIGTLWYKFVEDWSWEDAAYMTVITLSTVGYGEIRPLGPRGRLFTIALILMGVISIGYIVNRFTEAIIEGYFQQGIRIRQQRRLMESLTQHYIICGFSRTGRQIAIEFRAENVPFVIIDSDLESVQIAQQKDYIVYQADATLDETLWKVGIDRAVCIVAALPSDAENLYVVLSAKTLNPKIRAIARASTEEALQKLQRAGADAVVSPYITGGKRMAAAALRPQVMDFVDGIISGTDRELYMEEFLLDPATCPFVGQTLGEANLRAKTGALLLAIRRASGELIGGPTPETAFVPGDVLIAMGTAEQLRALNKVLGPINSKRLRRPRKS, encoded by the coding sequence GTGTATTCAACACTTGAACAAAAATACCAACGTATCCAGAAAGAGTTAAAAGCAGGGGTGATAGCTCTTGCCGGAGTCTTTTTCATTGGCACTTTGTGGTACAAGTTTGTGGAGGATTGGTCTTGGGAAGACGCAGCTTACATGACGGTTATCACATTATCTACGGTTGGTTACGGTGAAATCCGACCGCTAGGACCACGAGGAAGATTATTTACCATCGCCTTGATTTTGATGGGTGTTATTAGTATTGGTTACATTGTCAACCGATTTACAGAAGCTATTATTGAAGGCTACTTTCAACAAGGAATTAGAATACGACAACAGAGGCGCTTGATGGAATCCTTAACGCAGCATTATATCATCTGTGGATTTAGCCGCACAGGTCGCCAAATTGCTATAGAATTTAGGGCAGAAAATGTTCCTTTTGTCATTATTGATTCTGATCTCGAATCTGTACAAATAGCTCAACAAAAAGATTACATAGTCTATCAAGCAGATGCCACATTGGATGAAACTTTGTGGAAAGTTGGCATTGATCGGGCGGTTTGTATCGTAGCGGCATTACCTTCAGATGCAGAAAACTTATATGTAGTTCTTTCCGCGAAAACGCTTAATCCGAAAATTCGGGCGATCGCGCGCGCCAGTACAGAGGAAGCTTTGCAAAAGTTACAACGTGCTGGTGCGGATGCTGTAGTTTCTCCTTATATAACTGGAGGCAAGCGCATGGCAGCTGCAGCCCTTAGACCCCAGGTCATGGATTTTGTTGATGGCATTATATCTGGTACAGACAGAGAATTGTATATGGAGGAATTTTTGCTAGACCCTGCGACCTGTCCTTTTGTAGGTCAAACTTTAGGAGAGGCAAACTTGCGAGCCAAAACTGGAGCACTGTTACTTGCGATCCGCCGCGCTAGTGGTGAACTCATTGGTGGTCCCACTCCTGAAACAGCTTTTGTACCAGGAGATGTTCTGATAGCTATGGGTACAGCTGAACAATTGCGTGCCCTTAACAAGGTTTTAGGACCGATAAATTCTAAGAGACTACGACGACCCAGGAAAAGTTAG